From the Bacillus tuaregi genome, one window contains:
- a CDS encoding sigma-70 family RNA polymerase sigma factor has protein sequence MHEKECKVLEDVLKNKHKFSEEELHEIYPKLLRNCRFLSQNSWDGEDLVQESLMKAWLRYKHQPEISMALLNKIARNEWIDTVRKRRKESLEAIPEHAFDESKQIENRFEAVQKLMNKLTPKQAIMFLLKEGFQFQLSEIAELLNTTEMAVKATIYRAKQRMEKQEQKETNPLLEQYWDMEEQVEIERLLHNSIQAQDPTVLIRSIPYLKSLRKDTSTLYFRYKSHHLNFHSSTVYTAA, from the coding sequence ATGCATGAAAAAGAATGTAAGGTTCTAGAAGATGTCCTGAAAAATAAACATAAATTTTCTGAAGAAGAGCTTCATGAAATTTATCCTAAACTTCTCCGAAACTGCCGATTTTTATCCCAAAATAGTTGGGATGGAGAGGATCTTGTACAAGAATCTTTGATGAAGGCTTGGCTTCGATATAAGCACCAACCTGAAATATCCATGGCATTACTTAATAAAATTGCTCGAAATGAATGGATAGACACGGTACGAAAACGAAGAAAGGAGTCACTTGAGGCTATTCCTGAACATGCTTTTGATGAATCAAAACAAATTGAAAACCGATTTGAGGCTGTTCAAAAGCTTATGAATAAATTAACACCGAAGCAGGCTATTATGTTTCTTTTAAAAGAAGGATTTCAGTTTCAATTATCTGAGATTGCCGAGCTATTGAATACAACGGAAATGGCTGTAAAGGCTACCATCTATCGTGCTAAACAACGAATGGAGAAGCAGGAACAAAAGGAAACAAATCCCCTTTTAGAGCAGTATTGGGATATGGAAGAACAGGTTGAAATCGAACGATTACTTCACAACTCTATCCAAGCACAAGACCCGACTGTCCTTATACGTTCTATTCCTTATTTAAAATCATTAAGAAAGGACACAAGCACACTTTACTTCAGGTACAAATCACATCACTTGAACTTTCATTCAAGCACTGTCTACACGGCTGCATAA
- the clpP gene encoding ATP-dependent Clp endopeptidase proteolytic subunit ClpP, with the protein MNMIPYVIEQSSHGERSYDIYSRLLKDRIIMIGEEINDDVASRVVAQLLFLEADNPDKDISIYINSPGGSTSAGFAIFDTMQYIKPDVKTICTGLAASFGAMLLLAGAKGKRLALPNSEIMIHQPLGGVRGQATEIEISAKRILKLREHINEIISERTGQPVEKVANDTERDYFMSAEEAKEYGIIDEIIK; encoded by the coding sequence ATGAATATGATTCCGTATGTTATTGAGCAATCGAGTCACGGGGAACGCTCCTATGACATCTACTCAAGACTGTTAAAAGATCGCATCATTATGATTGGAGAAGAAATAAATGATGATGTTGCCAGCCGTGTTGTGGCACAGCTGCTATTTTTAGAAGCAGATAACCCTGATAAAGACATTTCAATTTACATTAATAGTCCAGGAGGTTCAACCTCTGCAGGATTTGCGATTTTTGATACGATGCAATATATAAAACCGGATGTAAAGACGATTTGCACTGGGTTGGCGGCATCCTTTGGTGCCATGCTATTACTTGCTGGAGCAAAAGGGAAACGGCTTGCCCTCCCTAATAGTGAAATTATGATTCATCAACCTCTAGGTGGAGTTCGTGGTCAAGCAACTGAAATAGAGATCTCTGCAAAACGAATTCTTAAACTACGAGAGCATATCAATGAGATTATTTCAGAACGTACAGGTCAACCCGTCGAAAAAGTAGCAAATGATACGGAACGGGATTATTTTATGAGTGCTGAAGAAGCTAAAGAATACGGGATTATCGATGAAATAATCAAATAG
- a CDS encoding DUF1659 domain-containing protein: protein MAQTLAKSFKLQLIYETGIGDNGKPILKRKTYNGVVEEATADQLYQVGHGLASLSIHPLSFVEKSAIYEVMG, encoded by the coding sequence ATGGCACAGACATTAGCAAAATCATTCAAACTGCAATTGATTTACGAAACCGGGATTGGTGACAATGGTAAACCGATTTTAAAGAGAAAGACGTATAACGGGGTTGTAGAAGAAGCTACGGCTGATCAGCTATACCAGGTTGGACATGGATTGGCTTCTCTTTCCATCCATCCGCTTTCGTTTGTAGAAAAGAGTGCTATCTACGAAGTAATGGGTTAA
- a CDS encoding DUF2922 domain-containing protein, giving the protein MAKKLELHFTTGQGKTAKLTIDYPKEPVNKTTVKQVMDLVIAANIFGGDNQSFVSVKEARLVEHNVTDYEIV; this is encoded by the coding sequence ATGGCAAAGAAGCTTGAGCTACATTTTACAACGGGTCAGGGAAAAACGGCAAAGCTGACCATTGATTATCCAAAGGAACCGGTCAATAAAACGACGGTGAAGCAGGTGATGGATTTGGTGATTGCCGCCAATATTTTCGGTGGTGATAACCAAAGCTTCGTCAGTGTAAAGGAAGCACGTCTTGTGGAGCATAATGTTACAGACTACGAAATCGTGTAA
- a CDS encoding YvrJ family protein, translating to MIPIISEVGFPIAVTLFMLYRIEAKLDSVVQSIQSLPERLSGK from the coding sequence ATGATTCCTATAATAAGTGAGGTCGGCTTTCCGATTGCTGTGACCCTATTCATGCTTTATCGAATTGAAGCAAAACTGGATTCCGTCGTACAATCGATCCAAAGCCTGCCGGAACGGTTAAGTGGAAAATAG
- a CDS encoding oxidoreductase, which yields MSEETKVINRRTFLKGAAGAAGVVALGGLVGCSTEEAADKSSKTSSSSGSTAGSKAVAGELIAAAYLNPQDYDYRQNTTDFKTLFSPLKIGSLNLNHRMIKSAAGSATYLAGLTDELLQYYVSFAKGGVELIWVEGLPEFEPSMDGSPTANATIEFGKKLVKECGKYGAKLGYQWAQFPMKPVGEMTVEDIAGAQARGVAIAQTLKQMGFVALEINAAGFNLGEQFLSRFHNVRTDEYGAGNLENRARFVTECIDQIKKACGKSFIVQLLIDCIEENDNLTNNATLMTLDNAVTDPYNKVTTIEEGIGLAKLFEAAGCDSMHLRLGPLGNHPCQFGSDLYFILNGIEGATGYGTQWDFSRHWQGQLIGNHSGAGMLINIVGRYKEALKIPCGTVTYMDPAHAPDLFEKALADGKVDFYLMNRPLTVDTEYVNKLKEGRIEEIAPCTRCLHCHIGSNEMNRELGYCRVNALTQRVMTDKGPKTYELELAPKPKKVMVIGGGPAGMEAARIAGARGHKVTLYEKSSALGGQLTVASLVKGPHENLDDLTAYLTKQQELNGVTVVLKKEVDVSLIASEAPDAVILAVGALPGKVEASGSGVPILNYEKFMGKETGENVVVYGSNAQAFDAALWLTVHKKKVTIVTPNSNEDLDKQQSQHAKRFMTTALYSLGVKAYPGSTIKKIGKGEITIATDAGFETIIAADSIINAADLLPNKSLLKGISVKETYAIGDCNEPYNIALAIRAGNDAGRAV from the coding sequence ATGAGTGAAGAGACTAAGGTAATAAATCGACGTACATTTTTGAAAGGGGCTGCTGGGGCTGCTGGTGTTGTCGCATTGGGAGGATTGGTTGGATGTTCGACAGAAGAAGCCGCTGATAAATCTTCAAAGACTAGCAGTAGCTCTGGTAGCACAGCAGGAAGCAAAGCAGTGGCAGGTGAACTGATCGCGGCAGCCTATCTCAATCCGCAGGATTATGATTACCGTCAAAACACAACCGACTTCAAGACGCTATTTTCGCCACTGAAGATTGGTTCGCTCAACCTAAATCACCGCATGATTAAGTCTGCCGCTGGGTCTGCCACCTACCTTGCTGGGCTTACTGATGAGCTGCTCCAGTACTATGTTAGCTTCGCCAAGGGCGGAGTTGAGCTGATCTGGGTCGAAGGTCTTCCTGAGTTTGAACCGTCGATGGATGGCAGTCCTACAGCAAATGCAACCATTGAATTCGGTAAGAAGCTGGTTAAGGAATGTGGAAAATACGGGGCAAAGCTTGGCTATCAGTGGGCGCAGTTCCCAATGAAGCCAGTTGGTGAAATGACGGTCGAAGATATTGCCGGTGCCCAAGCCCGTGGTGTGGCCATCGCCCAGACGCTGAAGCAAATGGGCTTTGTTGCTTTGGAAATCAATGCTGCCGGCTTTAACCTCGGTGAGCAGTTCCTGTCACGTTTCCATAATGTCCGTACGGATGAATACGGTGCCGGCAATTTGGAAAACCGTGCACGCTTCGTGACCGAATGTATTGATCAAATCAAAAAAGCCTGCGGAAAAAGCTTTATTGTTCAGCTGTTAATCGACTGTATCGAGGAAAACGACAATCTCACCAACAACGCCACTCTGATGACGTTAGATAACGCAGTGACCGATCCGTACAATAAAGTCACAACCATCGAAGAAGGTATCGGTCTTGCCAAGCTGTTCGAGGCGGCTGGCTGTGATTCAATGCATCTGCGCTTAGGACCACTTGGCAACCACCCTTGTCAATTCGGCAGCGACCTTTACTTTATCTTGAACGGGATTGAAGGGGCAACCGGCTATGGTACCCAATGGGATTTCTCCAGGCATTGGCAGGGCCAGTTGATTGGAAATCACAGCGGTGCTGGTATGCTCATTAATATTGTCGGGCGCTACAAAGAAGCGCTTAAGATTCCTTGTGGCACGGTGACGTACATGGATCCGGCCCATGCTCCGGATTTATTTGAGAAGGCGCTCGCAGATGGCAAGGTCGATTTCTATTTGATGAACCGTCCGCTTACCGTTGACACCGAATACGTCAACAAATTAAAAGAGGGACGCATCGAAGAAATTGCCCCTTGTACGCGTTGTCTGCACTGCCACATTGGCTCAAACGAGATGAACCGTGAGTTGGGTTATTGCCGCGTTAACGCCCTAACGCAACGCGTCATGACCGACAAAGGTCCGAAAACGTATGAGCTTGAACTAGCTCCAAAACCGAAGAAGGTTATGGTCATTGGTGGCGGTCCAGCTGGTATGGAGGCCGCTCGCATCGCAGGTGCTCGTGGTCACAAGGTTACACTCTATGAAAAAAGTAGTGCGCTTGGTGGTCAGCTCACCGTTGCTAGTTTGGTAAAAGGACCTCACGAAAACCTGGACGACCTAACAGCTTACCTAACCAAGCAGCAGGAGCTTAATGGGGTGACCGTCGTTTTGAAAAAAGAAGTCGACGTTTCGCTTATTGCCAGTGAAGCTCCCGATGCTGTTATCCTGGCAGTCGGTGCTTTGCCAGGCAAGGTGGAGGCAAGCGGCAGCGGTGTGCCGATTCTCAACTATGAAAAATTCATGGGTAAAGAGACCGGAGAAAACGTCGTCGTATACGGATCAAACGCCCAGGCCTTCGACGCAGCTCTGTGGTTGACCGTGCACAAGAAGAAGGTCACAATTGTAACGCCGAACTCGAATGAGGACCTGGACAAGCAACAGTCCCAGCACGCCAAACGCTTTATGACGACAGCGCTCTATTCATTGGGTGTAAAAGCCTATCCAGGATCCACCATTAAGAAAATCGGTAAAGGCGAGATTACGATTGCAACGGATGCCGGGTTTGAGACCATCATCGCTGCAGATTCAATCATCAATGCTGCCGACCTATTACCAAACAAGTCCTTACTTAAAGGTATTTCAGTAAAAGAGACTTACGCAATTGGCGACTGTAATGAGCCGTATAACATCGCTTTGGCTATCCGTGCCGGAAACGATGCCGGCCGAGCTGTGTAG
- a CDS encoding YczI family protein: MILFLGLTMLVIGIEEFRNERKVIGWFLIGVFLFSLYVAIEGFLLR; encoded by the coding sequence ATGATTCTTTTCTTAGGTCTAACCATGTTGGTTATAGGGATAGAAGAGTTTCGAAATGAACGAAAAGTAATCGGATGGTTTCTAATCGGCGTTTTTCTATTTTCATTGTACGTAGCGATTGAAGGATTCTTATTAAGATAA
- a CDS encoding LPXTG cell wall anchor domain-containing protein, with protein MFSLSDAAAQLLFIGVLMIIGWAIFSLVRRKKNK; from the coding sequence ATGTTCAGTTTGAGTGATGCAGCTGCACAATTACTATTTATAGGGGTCTTGATGATCATTGGATGGGCGATATTTTCATTGGTGCGACGTAAAAAAAATAAGTAG
- a CDS encoding YciI family protein: protein MLLYLVKYTLKGNDKGAHLKATHLDYLKGLYDEGTLLTAGLFKGKVGGYLLFRTESYEETQRLVENDPYIVNGVRDFEIESWDVPPFPLKAME from the coding sequence ATGCTATTGTACTTAGTAAAATATACTTTAAAAGGGAATGATAAGGGAGCACATTTAAAGGCTACTCATTTAGATTATCTTAAAGGTTTATATGATGAAGGAACTTTACTGACGGCAGGATTGTTTAAAGGTAAGGTTGGCGGATATCTTTTGTTTAGAACAGAGTCTTATGAAGAAACGCAGCGTTTAGTTGAGAATGACCCTTATATCGTTAATGGGGTGAGAGACTTTGAAATTGAATCTTGGGACGTCCCGCCGTTTCCTCTTAAAGCTATGGAGTAA
- a CDS encoding MerR family transcriptional regulator, translated as MISIKEVTKQTGLTVRTLRHYDHIGLLLPAGKTDGGHRLYGEKELKKLQEIQFLKSLGFSLKEIAEMLANEKHDWFSGLQSQLNYIIREKEKLEQMEKMVTGLMNQFTLEGKVDMQQIQQLIHFSQQNKFMREEFLQQQFKEDKKKLFDLLPNVNSSDPDTLEWVALLAQIKKHMAKGIESVEVQRIIRRLLEKDQELFAGNEELSNAFWEVRKSQEKSEMTGLYPIEQEVLEFVEAATDYFFKKEAERMGGES; from the coding sequence ATGATATCTATTAAGGAAGTAACCAAACAAACTGGTTTAACGGTAAGAACCTTAAGGCATTATGATCATATCGGTCTACTATTACCCGCAGGCAAAACAGACGGCGGTCACCGTTTATATGGGGAAAAGGAGCTGAAGAAGCTTCAGGAAATCCAGTTTTTAAAATCCTTAGGCTTTTCTTTAAAAGAAATAGCAGAGATGCTTGCAAACGAGAAGCATGATTGGTTTAGCGGACTTCAAAGTCAATTGAATTACATTATCAGGGAGAAAGAAAAACTGGAACAAATGGAAAAGATGGTAACCGGGTTAATGAATCAATTTACTCTTGAGGGAAAAGTGGATATGCAACAAATACAGCAGCTTATCCACTTTTCCCAACAAAACAAGTTCATGCGGGAGGAATTTTTACAGCAGCAATTCAAGGAGGATAAAAAGAAGCTTTTCGATCTCCTCCCCAATGTAAACAGCAGCGATCCTGACACATTGGAATGGGTTGCTTTACTGGCCCAAATTAAGAAGCACATGGCAAAAGGAATCGAATCCGTTGAAGTGCAGCGTATCATACGCAGATTACTAGAAAAGGATCAGGAGTTATTTGCTGGAAATGAAGAACTGTCCAATGCCTTTTGGGAAGTACGGAAGTCCCAGGAAAAATCTGAAATGACCGGATTGTATCCGATTGAACAAGAGGTACTTGAATTTGTCGAAGCAGCAACAGACTATTTTTTCAAAAAAGAGGCTGAACGTATGGGAGGCGAGAGCTAA
- a CDS encoding NADPH:quinone reductase: MKAIQVTEFGGPEKLVFTDVEDVEAGKGEVCVRLFAAGVNPADAYTLTGTYATVPQLPYIPGVDGAGIVEAIGEEVSNVRVGDRVFIASFKGRYHSGTFAQKVVCDQTIVHPLPEHVSFEQGAALGIPALTAYRALFQRASVKPGQTVLIHGASGGVGLQAVQMAKSHGAKVIGTASKPEGKRLVEQAGADVVIDHVTEATINETLALTDGKGPDVIIEFLANVNLETDLKLIAPFGKIVVIGNRGSIEINPRLAMQKECDILGTALWNARQDEYEQSIHGVIDMLTRGALRPMIGTILPLQKASQAFEQQARGIGNGKIVLSFII, encoded by the coding sequence ATGAAAGCCATTCAAGTAACAGAGTTTGGTGGACCTGAAAAATTAGTCTTTACAGATGTTGAGGATGTAGAAGCAGGCAAGGGAGAGGTATGTGTTCGTTTATTTGCAGCGGGTGTGAATCCGGCAGATGCCTATACGTTAACAGGTACATATGCGACAGTCCCACAGCTGCCTTATATCCCAGGGGTAGACGGTGCAGGCATCGTAGAAGCGATTGGAGAAGAAGTCTCAAATGTACGTGTGGGTGATCGTGTATTTATAGCGTCCTTCAAAGGAAGATATCATTCTGGCACATTTGCCCAAAAAGTAGTATGTGATCAAACAATCGTTCATCCCTTACCAGAGCACGTCTCTTTTGAACAAGGGGCGGCATTAGGCATACCGGCATTGACTGCCTATCGGGCATTATTTCAACGTGCCTCTGTAAAGCCTGGTCAAACCGTGCTGATTCATGGAGCGAGTGGTGGGGTTGGATTACAGGCTGTACAAATGGCAAAATCCCACGGAGCTAAAGTGATAGGAACTGCAAGTAAGCCAGAGGGTAAAAGATTGGTTGAGCAAGCTGGTGCAGATGTGGTCATTGATCATGTGACAGAAGCAACGATTAATGAGACGCTAGCCTTAACGGATGGCAAAGGACCTGATGTCATTATTGAATTTTTAGCAAACGTTAATTTAGAAACAGACTTAAAGCTGATTGCACCATTTGGTAAAATCGTCGTAATTGGAAATCGTGGTTCCATCGAAATCAATCCACGACTTGCCATGCAAAAGGAATGTGATATTTTAGGAACCGCCCTTTGGAACGCAAGGCAAGATGAATATGAACAAAGCATTCACGGTGTCATCGATATGCTAACAAGGGGTGCACTACGGCCGATGATTGGTACCATTTTGCCATTACAGAAAGCATCTCAGGCCTTTGAACAGCAGGCTAGAGGGATTGGAAATGGGAAGATTGTTTTAAGTTTTATTATATAA
- the rbr gene encoding rubrerythrin produces the protein MNLKGTKTEANLKEAFAGESQARSKYTYFASVAKKEGYEQIAELFTKTADNEKEHAKLWFNALGELGDTASNLLHAAEGENYEWTDMYETFAKEAEEEGFKVLAAQFRMVGQIEKAHEERFRSLLNNVEMKAVFEKSEETMWECRNCGHLVIGKKALKVCPVCKHAQSFFEVRNENY, from the coding sequence ATGAACTTAAAAGGAACTAAAACAGAAGCAAACTTGAAAGAAGCGTTTGCAGGTGAATCTCAGGCAAGAAGCAAGTACACTTATTTCGCATCCGTTGCAAAAAAGGAGGGCTATGAGCAAATAGCTGAACTTTTTACCAAAACAGCTGATAATGAAAAGGAACATGCAAAGCTTTGGTTTAATGCGCTTGGAGAGCTTGGTGATACCGCATCCAATTTACTTCATGCAGCGGAAGGTGAGAATTACGAGTGGACCGATATGTATGAAACCTTTGCAAAGGAAGCGGAAGAAGAAGGTTTTAAGGTACTTGCAGCACAGTTCAGAATGGTAGGACAAATTGAGAAAGCACATGAGGAAAGATTTCGTTCCCTTCTGAATAATGTAGAGATGAAAGCAGTATTTGAAAAGAGTGAAGAAACTATGTGGGAATGCAGAAACTGTGGACATCTTGTAATCGGAAAGAAAGCGCTTAAAGTTTGTCCGGTCTGCAAACATGCTCAAAGCTTTTTTGAAGTGAGAAATGAAAATTATTAA
- the modA gene encoding molybdate ABC transporter substrate-binding protein, with product MQKRFKVVSSLLLLLMITVACSNNQNPNQGSVKEETQTASERKEKVDLTISAAASLKDALDVIGQTYQEEHPEVTLKFNFGASGSLKQQISQGAPVDLFFSAAEDKFDLLVEEGNIAKKDRLDLLGNELVLVVPKEDQSIKGFEDLKKSDVGKISIGTPETVPAGKYAKESLEKTGLWKDIESKVVLAKDVRQVLSYVETGNVDAGIVYKTDALVSEKIEMIASADPATHTPIIYPVAIIKDTDHYEAAKEFYEYVQTNETLKVFEEYGFTTK from the coding sequence ATGCAAAAAAGGTTTAAGGTTGTTAGCAGTCTCTTATTATTACTTATGATTACAGTGGCTTGTTCTAATAACCAGAACCCTAATCAAGGGTCAGTCAAAGAGGAAACACAAACCGCTTCTGAAAGGAAGGAAAAGGTTGATCTAACTATTTCAGCAGCTGCTAGTTTAAAGGATGCACTGGATGTAATCGGGCAGACCTATCAAGAGGAACATCCTGAAGTAACATTGAAATTCAATTTTGGAGCCTCGGGTTCTTTAAAACAGCAAATCTCACAAGGAGCACCGGTTGATCTATTTTTCTCAGCTGCAGAGGATAAATTTGATTTATTGGTTGAAGAAGGTAATATTGCAAAAAAAGACAGATTGGACCTTCTTGGAAATGAACTCGTTTTAGTGGTCCCGAAAGAGGATCAATCGATTAAAGGATTCGAGGATCTTAAGAAATCTGACGTAGGTAAAATCTCCATCGGAACTCCCGAAACAGTACCTGCGGGAAAATACGCAAAAGAGTCACTTGAAAAGACGGGTCTATGGAAGGATATCGAGTCAAAAGTTGTTTTGGCAAAGGATGTCCGTCAAGTATTATCCTATGTGGAAACCGGAAATGTTGACGCAGGAATTGTATACAAAACGGATGCCTTAGTTTCAGAGAAGATAGAAATGATTGCGTCGGCCGATCCTGCCACACACACACCTATTATTTATCCAGTGGCGATTATAAAGGATACTGACCATTACGAAGCAGCAAAAGAATTCTACGAGTATGTACAAACCAATGAGACTTTAAAGGTATTTGAGGAATATGGATTTACTACTAAATAA
- the modB gene encoding molybdate ABC transporter permease subunit: protein MDLLLNNETMHEFLSPIWLSIKIATISGVIVILLGTWIGRIFARRTFKGKAVLETLLMLPMVLPPTVVGFFLIVIFGKNSWVGQAIEWLFKQPIIFTWYAAVIASIVVAFPLMYQSAKSGFQGVDRDIEDAARVDGANEWRIFLLISVPLASKALISGSILSFARALGEFGATLMFAGNIPGETQTIPTAIYIAIDSGQMGMAWLWVISIVIISFIMLLIVRVKQD from the coding sequence ATGGATTTACTACTAAATAACGAAACGATGCATGAATTTTTAAGTCCCATTTGGTTATCTATTAAAATCGCTACGATATCAGGTGTTATCGTTATTTTACTAGGAACATGGATTGGACGAATATTCGCTAGAAGAACGTTTAAGGGGAAAGCGGTTTTGGAAACCCTGCTGATGCTCCCGATGGTTCTACCACCAACAGTTGTTGGATTTTTCCTGATCGTCATATTTGGCAAAAATAGCTGGGTTGGACAGGCCATAGAATGGCTTTTTAAACAGCCGATTATTTTCACTTGGTATGCAGCTGTGATTGCGTCCATCGTTGTAGCCTTTCCACTGATGTATCAATCCGCCAAATCAGGATTCCAAGGCGTAGATCGTGACATAGAAGATGCAGCGAGAGTGGATGGAGCGAACGAATGGAGAATCTTCTTATTAATCTCTGTGCCTTTAGCATCAAAGGCTCTTATTTCCGGTAGTATCTTAAGCTTTGCACGGGCATTGGGCGAATTTGGCGCAACCTTGATGTTTGCAGGGAACATTCCGGGGGAAACCCAGACGATTCCTACAGCAATCTATATCGCGATTGATTCTGGTCAAATGGGTATGGCATGGTTGTGGGTGATTTCCATTGTCATTATTTCCTTTATCATGCTGCTCATTGTCCGAGTGAAACAAGACTAA
- a CDS encoding MOSC domain-containing protein produces the protein MSKPYIERLFAGKVKKLGQPHAMNPMDRQWESGMFKDRIHEKIWLSKTGLKGDEVADTKNHGGEEKALFAYSIHHYDEWRKEPALEAIGIGSMGENLAVRHMDENTVCIGDTFQFGEAIIQVSQPRQPCWKPARRFRLLDFALQIQKSGRTGWYFRVLQEAFVQEQVKLELLERPYPQWTIAKCNKVMHVKKEDRKLAEELASCDLLAINWRETLHKRAAGENGSIDKRVFGPNLN, from the coding sequence ATGAGTAAACCCTATATTGAAAGATTGTTTGCCGGAAAAGTGAAAAAGTTGGGCCAGCCTCATGCAATGAACCCTATGGACAGACAATGGGAAAGCGGAATGTTTAAGGACAGAATCCATGAAAAAATTTGGCTGTCCAAAACGGGGTTAAAGGGTGATGAGGTAGCAGACACGAAAAACCACGGCGGGGAAGAAAAAGCCCTATTTGCCTATTCCATTCACCATTATGATGAATGGCGAAAAGAACCAGCATTAGAAGCCATCGGGATAGGCTCAATGGGAGAGAATCTGGCTGTTCGTCATATGGATGAAAACACGGTTTGTATCGGCGATACCTTCCAATTTGGTGAAGCAATTATTCAAGTATCCCAGCCGCGTCAGCCATGCTGGAAGCCTGCACGTCGTTTTCGCTTGCTTGATTTTGCTTTACAAATCCAGAAATCAGGCAGAACAGGCTGGTATTTTCGAGTGTTGCAGGAGGCCTTTGTCCAGGAACAAGTGAAGCTGGAATTGCTGGAGCGGCCATACCCACAATGGACAATTGCTAAATGTAATAAAGTCATGCACGTGAAAAAAGAAGACCGAAAGCTGGCTGAAGAACTGGCCTCTTGCGATCTATTAGCAATAAACTGGAGAGAAACCTTACATAAGCGGGCAGCCGGAGAAAATGGTTCGATTGATAAACGGGTATTTGGCCCGAATTTGAATTAA
- a CDS encoding nitroreductase family protein → MTNIKEKTTSKDFYSAIKERRSYYSINNEPIVSDDRIEEIMNMAVLHNPSPMNSQSSRVVLLTGKYHYKLWNLTKETLRKIVPAENFEPTEQKINQFRNGYGTVLFFEDQEVVKGLEEKFELYKDSFPGWSLQTSAMLQNTIWTALEVEGFGASLQHYNPLIDDEVKELWDIPSHWKLIAQMPFGKPTAPPKEKPIQAIEERVLVLK, encoded by the coding sequence ATGACAAACATAAAAGAAAAAACTACTAGTAAAGATTTTTATTCTGCTATAAAGGAAAGACGTTCGTATTATTCCATCAATAATGAACCGATTGTTTCGGATGATAGAATTGAAGAGATTATGAATATGGCTGTTTTACATAATCCTTCCCCGATGAATAGTCAAAGCTCGCGAGTTGTTTTATTAACGGGGAAATATCATTATAAACTATGGAATTTGACGAAGGAAACGTTAAGGAAAATCGTCCCTGCTGAAAATTTTGAACCGACCGAGCAGAAAATAAATCAATTTAGAAACGGCTATGGAACGGTTTTGTTTTTTGAGGATCAAGAGGTAGTCAAAGGTCTTGAGGAAAAATTTGAATTATATAAGGACAGCTTCCCTGGATGGTCACTACAGACATCTGCTATGCTTCAAAATACAATATGGACAGCTTTAGAGGTGGAAGGCTTTGGTGCTTCCCTGCAGCATTACAACCCATTGATTGATGATGAAGTGAAAGAATTATGGGATATTCCAAGTCATTGGAAGCTCATTGCCCAAATGCCATTTGGTAAACCAACGGCACCTCCGAAAGAAAAACCAATTCAAGCGATTGAAGAACGTGTTTTAGTTTTAAAATGA